One genomic segment of Laspinema palackyanum D2c includes these proteins:
- a CDS encoding serine/threonine protein kinase: MSYCLNPSCPNPSNPVNENTRYCSQCGADLLVAERCRALHLLGSNSYEKTFEVTEAGTAKILKVLQIDDPVAVTLFQQQALLLGKIQHPGIPQLQQGGYFSFAGTNSATAVHGMLMEKVAGLNLEQWMKNRGYQPISQDLALKWLQQIAEILQPIHQTPYLHLNIKPSNIILTDSGQLVLIDFGTARQVSASYLRTVELSPRLSSIDSGGYTPPEQLKHEAVAQSDFFALGRTMVYLLTAMEPLRFYSAETSAFSWRDRAPQISEQVADLIDRLMDPSLSQRIQTVEEILQQLRELQPQVMQMEWGSESVEAIAPSPGQEAVPSGTLLLPGLQLPSFPQLLPGKSEETVDAASRFKGDRKGWRLAGVLGIWAVIGLVGGMGSWFLVTRTSSAYQCQRLLAMIDEGGQQVTQIEGTDATAANKMAQHLDRLAEELLGMKISDTQVQPYPLQLGKSYQQLSLSFRQIGEAIAIVDAAPLSKAGLDQVKAARKKAEEAGRVAALAAKTADGVAGQIHNSCKK, from the coding sequence ATGAGTTACTGCCTCAATCCTAGCTGCCCCAATCCCAGCAATCCCGTGAATGAAAATACCCGCTATTGCTCCCAGTGTGGCGCTGATTTATTAGTAGCAGAACGCTGTCGAGCGCTTCACCTGCTGGGTAGCAACAGCTATGAAAAAACCTTTGAAGTGACTGAAGCCGGAACCGCCAAAATTTTGAAGGTTCTCCAGATTGATGACCCAGTAGCTGTGACCCTGTTTCAACAACAAGCCTTACTCTTAGGGAAAATTCAACATCCAGGAATTCCCCAACTGCAACAAGGCGGATACTTCAGCTTTGCAGGGACGAACAGTGCGACTGCGGTGCATGGAATGTTGATGGAAAAAGTGGCGGGGCTCAATTTAGAGCAGTGGATGAAAAATCGGGGCTATCAACCCATTTCTCAAGACTTAGCGCTCAAGTGGCTCCAACAGATTGCGGAAATTTTACAGCCCATTCATCAAACCCCTTATTTACACCTGAATATTAAGCCCAGTAATATTATCCTGACGGATTCTGGACAATTGGTCTTGATTGATTTTGGCACGGCCAGACAGGTGAGTGCGAGTTATTTACGCACGGTGGAACTCTCTCCTCGTCTTTCGAGTATTGACTCGGGAGGATATACGCCACCGGAACAACTCAAACATGAAGCAGTGGCGCAATCGGACTTTTTTGCTTTGGGACGAACGATGGTGTATTTGCTCACGGCGATGGAGCCGTTGAGGTTTTACAGTGCAGAAACTTCGGCGTTTTCTTGGCGCGATCGCGCCCCGCAAATTTCGGAACAGGTGGCGGATTTGATTGATCGCCTCATGGATCCGTCCTTGAGTCAGCGCATCCAAACCGTGGAAGAAATTTTACAGCAATTAAGGGAATTGCAACCCCAGGTGATGCAGATGGAATGGGGATCGGAGTCAGTGGAGGCGATCGCCCCCTCCCCGGGTCAAGAAGCTGTTCCTTCAGGGACTCTCCTGTTGCCTGGGTTGCAACTGCCTAGCTTTCCGCAACTCCTCCCCGGGAAAAGTGAGGAAACCGTTGATGCGGCATCCCGGTTTAAAGGCGATCGCAAAGGGTGGAGATTGGCTGGGGTGTTAGGAATCTGGGCCGTGATTGGATTAGTGGGGGGAATGGGCTCGTGGTTTTTAGTCACGCGCACGAGTAGCGCTTATCAGTGCCAACGATTGTTGGCAATGATCGACGAAGGGGGACAACAAGTGACTCAAATTGAGGGAACCGATGCCACTGCCGCTAACAAAATGGCCCAACATCTCGATCGCCTTGCGGAAGAATTGTTAGGGATGAAGATATCTGATACTCAAGTGCAACCCTATCCTTTGCAGTTGGGGAAAAGTTACCAACAATTGAGTCTGTCATTTCGGCAAATTGGAGAAGCGATCGCCATTGTCGATGCGGCACCCTTATCCAAAGCCGGTTTAGACCAGGTAAAAGCCGCCCGCAAAAAAGCCGAAGAAGCCGGTCGAGTCGCTGCTCTAGCCGCAAAAACAGCCGATGGAGTAGCTGGCCAAATTCATAATTCCTGTAAAAAATAA
- a CDS encoding M23 family metallopeptidase: MKPGILSTTALVIALGFTGSVMAQPGVNYDTRTQATSKRNPDSVRKTPSTQTPSTLQHNARVAAGIEINKQAIAAISQFLNNPDSPSRPSSEIPPLQTLDAPTISPELPPLAAASIYLPELAPTMTGYLWPAQGVLSSGYGWRWGRMHHGIDIAGPTGTPILAAASGVVITAEWHTGGYGNLVEIEHSDGSITLYAHNDRILVNKGDQVEGGQLIAQMGSTGFSTGPHLHFEVHLPEQGSVNPLAYLPESGLSARLPRAIASGPRASAP, encoded by the coding sequence ATGAAACCAGGAATTTTGTCTACCACAGCACTCGTGATTGCACTTGGCTTTACAGGTTCAGTCATGGCTCAACCCGGTGTCAACTACGACACGCGCACCCAAGCGACCTCAAAACGCAACCCGGATTCGGTTAGAAAAACACCCTCAACCCAGACCCCTTCTACGCTCCAGCACAATGCCAGGGTTGCGGCTGGCATCGAGATCAACAAACAGGCGATCGCTGCCATCAGCCAATTTTTGAATAACCCCGATTCCCCGAGTAGACCCAGCAGCGAGATCCCACCGCTTCAGACCCTCGATGCCCCGACTATCTCCCCGGAATTACCTCCCCTAGCGGCTGCCAGCATTTACTTACCCGAATTAGCCCCGACAATGACCGGCTATCTTTGGCCCGCCCAAGGGGTCCTCTCTTCCGGCTATGGCTGGCGTTGGGGACGGATGCACCACGGCATTGATATCGCTGGACCCACCGGCACCCCCATCCTAGCCGCCGCCAGTGGGGTGGTGATTACGGCTGAATGGCATACCGGCGGCTATGGCAACCTCGTGGAAATCGAACATTCTGACGGCAGTATTACCCTCTACGCCCACAACGATCGCATTTTGGTCAACAAAGGGGATCAGGTGGAAGGGGGCCAATTAATCGCTCAAATGGGCAGTACCGGCTTTAGTACCGGACCCCACTTGCACTTTGAGGTCCATCTTCCCGAACAAGGGTCCGTCAATCCCTTGGCTTATCTTCCCGAATCGGGATTATCGGCTCGATTGCCTAGAGCAATAGCATCAGGGCCTAGAGCATCAGCGCCTTAG
- the ychF gene encoding redox-regulated ATPase YchF: MLRAGIVGLPNVGKSTLFNALVANAKAQAANFPFCTIEPNVGVVAVPDERLTMLAKLSKSEQIVPTRIEFVDIAGLVKGASKGEGLGNQFLSHIRQVDAIVQVVRCFDDENIIHVAGSVDPVRDIEIINLELGLADLAQIERRMDRTRKLARSSKEGQLEMAALEKLAAALNEGKQARQVSLTAEESEAVLTLDLLTSKPIIYAANVSEEDLATGNEWVEKVREVASAENAKVVIISAQVESELVDLPEEERGDFLASLGVEEGGLKSLIAATYQLLGLRTFLTTGPKETRAWTIREGMLAPQAAGVIHTDFERGFIRAETVAYQDLVSTGSMNAAKEKGLIRSEGKEYVVQEGDVMLFRFNV; this comes from the coding sequence ATGCTAAGAGCCGGAATTGTCGGACTCCCGAATGTGGGAAAATCTACTTTATTTAATGCCTTAGTTGCCAATGCTAAAGCGCAAGCGGCTAACTTCCCCTTCTGCACCATCGAACCCAATGTGGGGGTGGTGGCGGTGCCAGATGAGCGGTTAACGATGCTGGCAAAACTCTCAAAATCTGAGCAAATCGTCCCCACCCGCATCGAGTTTGTGGACATTGCTGGATTAGTCAAAGGTGCCAGCAAAGGCGAGGGTCTGGGTAACCAGTTTTTATCTCATATCCGCCAAGTCGATGCGATCGTGCAGGTGGTGCGTTGTTTTGACGATGAAAATATCATTCACGTCGCCGGTTCTGTCGATCCGGTGCGGGATATTGAAATCATTAACTTAGAACTGGGATTAGCTGATTTAGCACAAATTGAGCGGCGCATGGATCGCACCCGCAAATTAGCGCGCAGCAGTAAAGAGGGTCAACTCGAAATGGCTGCTTTAGAAAAATTAGCGGCAGCCTTGAATGAAGGCAAACAAGCGAGGCAAGTGTCTTTAACGGCAGAGGAAAGTGAAGCCGTTCTCACCCTTGATTTACTCACGAGTAAGCCGATTATTTATGCAGCCAATGTCTCGGAAGAGGACTTAGCTACGGGTAATGAATGGGTAGAAAAAGTCCGAGAAGTGGCCTCGGCAGAAAATGCCAAGGTGGTAATTATTTCGGCTCAGGTTGAATCGGAACTGGTGGACCTGCCGGAAGAGGAACGAGGAGATTTTCTCGCCTCTTTGGGGGTGGAAGAAGGGGGATTAAAGTCTTTGATTGCTGCGACTTATCAATTGTTGGGGTTACGCACATTTCTGACCACTGGACCGAAAGAAACCCGGGCTTGGACGATTCGGGAAGGGATGTTAGCGCCTCAAGCAGCAGGGGTGATTCATACGGATTTTGAGCGGGGTTTCATTCGTGCTGAAACGGTTGCCTATCAGGATTTGGTGAGTACGGGTTCCATGAATGCGGCGAAGGAAAAGGGTTTGATTCGCAGTGAAGGAAAAGAGTATGTGGTGCAAGAAGGGGATGTGATGTTGTTCCGGTTTAATGTTTAA
- a CDS encoding pentapeptide repeat-containing protein yields the protein MDANELLKRYAAGERDFRGAYLVRADLMFAELSLADLYDADLSCADLFEAKLSGIKLSGANLENAHLSRADLSNGKLFGAKLSYADLSRADLFRADLFRAELSDADLHRANLTRADLSGANLTRANLNEATLSQANLSDSNLSFASLNNAKLNGAKLNGANLSEARLFDSDLTGAKLEKADLRNAELFAAKLIEANLVEADLRNAKFSEANLSKAKLDGTNLSGSNLSRTNLSEASLTEANLTEANLSEATLRKANLSGVKLCDANLSRANLSEAKLVGADLSSPKKEPIAERSLSLKNKKSVMLGRDPSVSLQIYSPFVSRRHASIDIEDNGQYIIRDHNSTNGVFVNDQQIEESMVLPDGARIRIGPFLLILNGDELELQDEQNRQPTSLSEADLSQADLRNANLTGANFYRANLKGANLYGANLTGSNLSHTNLSGATMPDGSIHP from the coding sequence ATGGATGCGAATGAACTGCTGAAGCGGTATGCAGCAGGAGAAAGGGATTTTCGGGGTGCCTACTTAGTCCGTGCTGACTTGATGTTTGCTGAACTCAGTCTGGCGGATTTATACGATGCCGACCTAAGTTGTGCTGACCTATTTGAGGCCAAACTCAGTGGGATCAAACTCAGTGGAGCCAATTTAGAAAATGCTCACCTGAGCCGTGCGGACTTGAGTAACGGCAAGCTTTTTGGCGCTAAATTAAGCTATGCCGACCTCAGTCGGGCGGATTTGTTTCGGGCGGATTTATTTCGAGCTGAACTCAGTGATGCGGACCTTCATCGCGCTAATCTCACTCGCGCCGACCTCAGTGGAGCCAATTTGACTCGGGCTAATTTGAATGAAGCCACCTTAAGTCAAGCCAACTTAAGCGATAGTAATCTTTCTTTTGCCAGCCTGAATAATGCCAAGTTGAATGGGGCTAAATTGAATGGGGCCAATTTAAGTGAAGCGCGACTCTTTGATAGTGACCTCACTGGGGCCAAATTAGAAAAAGCTGACCTGAGAAATGCCGAACTATTCGCCGCTAAATTAATCGAAGCCAATTTAGTAGAAGCCGACTTACGCAACGCCAAATTTAGTGAAGCCAATTTGAGCAAAGCCAAGCTAGATGGAACGAACCTGTCTGGGAGTAATCTGAGTCGCACCAACCTAAGTGAAGCCAGTTTGACTGAAGCAAACTTGACCGAAGCGAACCTCAGTGAAGCGACTTTAAGGAAAGCGAACCTCAGCGGGGTCAAATTGTGCGATGCTAATCTGAGTCGGGCTAACCTCAGCGAAGCGAAGTTAGTCGGAGCGGATCTGTCGAGTCCCAAGAAAGAGCCGATCGCCGAGCGGTCCTTATCCCTGAAAAACAAAAAGTCCGTCATGCTGGGTCGCGATCCCAGCGTCTCCTTACAGATTTATTCCCCCTTTGTCTCTCGTCGTCATGCTTCCATCGACATCGAAGACAACGGACAATATATCATCCGTGACCACAACAGCACGAATGGGGTTTTTGTCAATGACCAGCAGATCGAGGAATCAATGGTCCTACCGGATGGGGCCCGAATTCGCATCGGACCTTTTCTGTTAATTCTCAACGGGGATGAACTCGAATTGCAGGATGAGCAGAACCGGCAACCCACTTCCCTGAGTGAGGCTGATTTAAGTCAAGCGGACTTGCGGAATGCTAACCTGACTGGGGCTAATTTCTATCGGGCTAACCTTAAAGGTGCTAACCTGTATGGCGCGAACCTCACGGGTAGCAATCTGAGCCATACCAACCTTTCCGGCGCTACAATGCCAGATGGGTCAATTCATCCCTAG
- a CDS encoding CBS domain-containing protein yields the protein MDIILCHTTADFDTLGAAVGVTRLSPGSRIVLAGGCHPGVRQFLALHRDEYPLIERRSVNPDRIRSVTVVDTQQRDRLGKVAEWLDLPVPISVWDHHPHAQSDIPATETHIEALGATTTAIVEQLRLGLEPDPNRLVLNVAEATVMALGIHVDTGSLTFDHTTPRDAIALAWLMEQGASLSVIAEYIEPGLSPRLQDLLTTALDTLHTETIQGHLVSTILLETPEYIAGLSSVAAQIMEIIDTEALLLGNRYSIKGSDEQRLVVIGRSRISGTNLQTLLSPWGGGGHPRASSVSLRLTNPMVTFQEILEEFKKQIPHQPVARELMSSPVRTIRPETTIHEAQRILLRYGHSGLSVVNETGTLVGVICRRDLDIALHHGLGHAPVKGYMSSNVRTIAPDTPLPEIEDLMVTFDIGRLPVLSEGSLQGIVTRTDVLRQLHQDSAIGSQSNLSGSPPYCPLPREVASLLSDRLAPQLVNLLNRAAQLAQERGWHLYLVGGAVRDILWAIYHQEGSSGFNLVEKEKSQKEIEGDRSPLLLTDIDLVVDGFDSRTDDAAGVELAEQLQKLYPNARLDIHGQFQTAALLWHKDPDLDSLWVDIATARTEFYPYPAANPEVEASSIRQDLYRRDFTLNALAVRLTGPNRRGEILDFFGGWLDLQAGQIRVLHANSFIEDPTRIYRAVRFAVRLGFEIEPQTQGYIRLAMESGVYLRSPELTRRVPALETRLKNELKYILQAPYWQRALQLLDSFDALRCIHPSLKLDRDLWQQLRSVDRWIRQIQGTVNGAESPLKTLPESWQIRLELLIAHLEPQWRVEVAQNLQMSTDSIERLEQLATAEIAIMPVRETSRPSEVVRLLSPYDRTLLMAIAVMSPKALRRRIWQYIYHWMNVKPLLNGNDLKALGYKPGPQFKTILDSLLAATLDGEIQSRSDAEAYLAQYFPRDSIQQP from the coding sequence ATGGACATTATTTTGTGTCATACCACGGCAGATTTCGATACTTTGGGGGCTGCGGTGGGAGTGACTCGGTTATCCCCCGGAAGTCGAATTGTACTCGCGGGGGGTTGCCATCCGGGAGTCCGGCAATTTTTGGCCTTACATCGCGATGAGTATCCCTTGATTGAACGGCGATCGGTCAATCCCGATCGCATTCGTTCCGTGACGGTGGTGGATACCCAACAGCGCGATCGCCTGGGTAAAGTAGCGGAATGGTTAGATTTGCCAGTCCCCATTTCGGTGTGGGATCATCACCCTCATGCTCAGAGTGATATTCCCGCGACAGAGACTCATATTGAAGCCCTAGGAGCCACGACGACGGCGATCGTGGAACAGCTTCGTCTGGGATTGGAGCCCGATCCGAACCGGCTAGTCTTGAATGTGGCGGAAGCAACCGTCATGGCCCTGGGCATTCATGTGGATACGGGGTCCCTAACCTTTGACCATACGACCCCACGGGATGCGATCGCCTTAGCTTGGTTAATGGAGCAAGGCGCTTCTTTATCGGTAATTGCCGAATATATCGAACCGGGATTATCTCCCCGACTCCAGGACCTGCTCACTACAGCATTAGACACCCTGCACACAGAAACGATCCAGGGTCATCTCGTTTCTACGATACTGTTGGAAACTCCCGAATACATTGCTGGGTTATCCAGTGTTGCGGCGCAAATCATGGAGATTATCGACACGGAAGCGCTGCTGTTGGGAAATCGCTATTCCATTAAAGGATCCGACGAACAGCGGCTAGTGGTGATCGGGCGATCGCGCATTTCCGGGACCAATCTGCAAACCTTATTGAGTCCTTGGGGAGGTGGGGGACATCCCCGTGCCAGTTCGGTCAGTTTGCGCCTCACGAACCCAATGGTTACCTTCCAGGAAATCCTCGAAGAATTTAAAAAGCAGATTCCTCATCAACCTGTCGCCCGAGAATTGATGTCCTCCCCAGTGCGGACGATTCGACCTGAAACCACCATTCATGAAGCCCAGCGCATTCTGTTACGCTACGGACATTCTGGGTTATCCGTGGTGAATGAAACTGGAACTCTGGTAGGGGTGATTTGTCGCCGGGACCTAGATATTGCCCTGCATCATGGATTGGGTCATGCGCCGGTAAAAGGGTACATGAGTAGCAATGTTAGAACGATCGCCCCGGATACGCCGTTACCAGAGATTGAGGACCTGATGGTTACCTTTGATATCGGGCGATTGCCGGTGTTGTCGGAGGGGTCATTACAAGGCATTGTCACGCGCACCGATGTCTTGCGACAACTGCACCAGGATAGTGCGATCGGCTCTCAGAGCAATTTAAGCGGAAGCCCGCCCTACTGTCCCTTACCTCGGGAAGTGGCCTCCCTCCTGAGCGATCGCCTTGCGCCACAACTGGTCAACCTCCTCAACCGTGCGGCCCAACTTGCCCAAGAACGGGGTTGGCATCTTTATCTCGTCGGTGGAGCAGTCCGGGACATCCTCTGGGCAATTTATCACCAAGAAGGCAGTTCGGGGTTTAATTTAGTAGAAAAAGAAAAGAGCCAGAAAGAGATCGAAGGCGATCGCTCACCCTTGCTGCTCACGGATATTGATCTCGTCGTGGATGGGTTCGATTCCCGGACCGATGATGCTGCCGGGGTAGAACTGGCTGAACAGCTCCAAAAACTCTATCCCAACGCTCGTTTAGATATTCACGGCCAATTCCAAACCGCTGCCTTGTTGTGGCATAAAGACCCGGATTTAGACTCCCTGTGGGTTGATATTGCCACGGCTCGGACAGAATTTTATCCATATCCAGCGGCGAATCCAGAAGTGGAAGCTTCCTCCATTCGGCAAGACCTCTACCGCAGAGATTTCACCCTGAATGCTCTCGCGGTGAGGCTTACCGGACCGAATCGTCGGGGGGAAATTTTGGATTTCTTTGGGGGATGGTTGGATTTGCAGGCGGGACAGATTCGGGTGTTACACGCCAATAGTTTTATTGAGGACCCGACGCGGATTTATCGGGCGGTGCGGTTTGCGGTAAGGCTGGGATTTGAGATTGAACCTCAGACGCAAGGGTATATTCGGCTGGCGATGGAGAGTGGGGTCTATTTGCGATCGCCGGAGTTAACTCGGCGCGTGCCCGCATTGGAAACCAGGCTGAAAAATGAACTGAAATATATTTTACAAGCCCCCTACTGGCAACGGGCTTTGCAATTATTAGACTCGTTTGATGCATTACGCTGCATCCATCCCAGCTTAAAATTAGACCGGGATTTATGGCAGCAATTGCGATCGGTCGATCGCTGGATTCGTCAAATTCAGGGTACGGTGAATGGAGCAGAATCGCCGCTTAAGACCCTTCCCGAATCGTGGCAGATTCGCTTAGAACTGCTAATTGCTCATTTAGAGCCGCAATGGAGGGTCGAGGTGGCCCAAAATTTGCAAATGAGTACCGATAGCATTGAGCGCTTAGAACAGTTGGCAACGGCGGAGATCGCAATCATGCCGGTGAGGGAGACTTCCCGACCCAGCGAGGTAGTCCGATTGTTAAGCCCTTATGACCGGACGTTGTTGATGGCGATCGCTGTCATGAGTCCCAAAGCTCTCAGGCGGAGAATTTGGCAATATATCTATCACTGGATGAATGTCAAACCGTTACTCAACGGCAACGATCTCAAAGCCCTCGGTTACAAACCCGGACCCCAGTTTAAGACCATTTTAGACAGCCTGCTTGCGGCCACCCTAGACGGGGAAATCCAAAGCCGCTCTGATGCCGAGGCTTATCTGGCCCAATATTTTCCCCGGGACTCCATTCAACAGCCGTAG
- the psbZ gene encoding photosystem II reaction center protein PsbZ: MTIIFQLALAALVFLSFVMVVGVPVAYASPQNWDQSKPLLFIGSGVWFALVILVGVLNFLVV; this comes from the coding sequence ATGACAATTATTTTTCAACTGGCTCTTGCCGCTCTGGTTTTCTTGTCTTTTGTGATGGTCGTGGGCGTCCCTGTCGCTTATGCCTCTCCCCAAAACTGGGATCAATCTAAACCCCTGCTGTTCATTGGTTCGGGTGTTTGGTTTGCTCTGGTGATTCTGGTGGGAGTTTTAAACTTTTTGGTGGTATAA
- the ribH gene encoding 6,7-dimethyl-8-ribityllumazine synthase — protein sequence MAVFEGTFTQTEGLRFAIVISRFNDLIVGKLLQGCEDALKRHGVDVDPQGTQVDYVWIPGSFEVPIVARQLALSGRYDAVICLGAVIRGQTPHFDYVAAEVSKGIAAAGYQSGVPVIFGIITADTMQQALERAGVKSNKGWDYGMNALEMASLMRRLNQVGPGEGTASDAAALSGGDRSLPASSSNPSRSAQVSTHIEGA from the coding sequence ATGGCCGTTTTTGAGGGAACGTTTACCCAGACTGAAGGCTTGCGGTTTGCGATCGTGATCAGTCGCTTCAATGATTTGATTGTAGGCAAACTGTTACAAGGCTGTGAAGATGCTCTCAAGCGCCACGGTGTGGACGTGGATCCCCAGGGGACTCAAGTGGATTATGTTTGGATTCCCGGGAGTTTTGAGGTGCCCATTGTGGCACGTCAACTGGCGCTGTCGGGACGTTATGATGCTGTGATTTGCTTAGGTGCAGTCATCCGAGGTCAAACGCCTCATTTTGATTATGTGGCAGCAGAGGTCTCGAAAGGGATTGCAGCGGCTGGATATCAGTCGGGGGTGCCGGTAATTTTTGGCATTATTACGGCAGATACGATGCAGCAAGCCTTAGAACGGGCCGGGGTGAAGAGTAATAAGGGCTGGGATTATGGGATGAATGCCCTAGAAATGGCGAGTTTAATGCGGCGCTTAAATCAGGTAGGTCCCGGGGAGGGGACGGCCTCTGATGCGGCGGCCCTAAGCGGTGGCGATCGCTCTTTACCGGCTTCTTCATCAAATCCCTCTCGGTCTGCCCAGGTTTCCACCCATATTGAAGGCGCATAA
- a CDS encoding glutamate-5-semialdehyde dehydrogenase, whose translation MTTDSTFPPDPDAMAVVESVYQASLIMAQTSSQQRTRALEGMAKSLKEASDEILEANTLDLEASREMAVPDLILEWLKLTPERIQTTVQILQRLAELSDPMRRVMNASYQVEGSQSYCQLMPLGVISLVYEALPDLGAIAAGLCIKTGNCLILKGGMYAAHSNAAIADALQRSLFKADMPEGCLEMIPAEMGVSTRDLVRQDKYINLVIPYGRPSLVQQVIRQATVPVLKSGMGNCYLYWSPSGSMDLARWVIQDSHESEPDPVNAIEKVLIHRNQKPSSLSMLFNSLQDKGFEVRVDEILSEEFPELKKVEESEWASAYLTKTVAFKVVENLETAIAWINQYSSGHADSIVTESYLESSQFGGGVNSASTYINASPRFYRYPKQGDAIFLGMSNQKGHRRGLIGLESLTTVKHIIQGKGQV comes from the coding sequence ATGACAACAGATTCTACTTTTCCCCCTGATCCTGATGCGATGGCAGTCGTGGAGAGCGTCTATCAAGCTTCTTTGATAATGGCGCAGACTTCCAGCCAACAACGAACCCGTGCTTTGGAGGGGATGGCAAAATCCCTCAAGGAAGCCTCGGATGAGATTTTAGAAGCCAATACCCTCGATTTGGAAGCCTCCCGGGAAATGGCAGTGCCTGATTTGATTCTGGAATGGCTGAAGTTGACGCCAGAACGGATCCAGACAACGGTTCAAATTCTGCAACGGTTGGCGGAGTTGTCCGATCCGATGCGCCGGGTGATGAATGCCTCCTACCAAGTGGAGGGGTCACAATCCTACTGCCAATTAATGCCTTTAGGGGTGATCAGTTTAGTCTATGAAGCGTTACCGGATTTAGGGGCGATCGCCGCCGGGTTGTGCATCAAAACCGGCAACTGTCTGATTCTCAAAGGCGGAATGTATGCAGCTCACTCCAACGCTGCGATCGCCGATGCCTTGCAACGATCGCTATTCAAAGCCGATATGCCCGAAGGCTGTCTGGAAATGATTCCGGCAGAAATGGGAGTCTCCACCCGCGATTTAGTCCGCCAAGATAAATATATCAATTTAGTCATCCCTTATGGTCGCCCTAGTCTCGTCCAGCAGGTGATTCGGCAAGCGACGGTCCCCGTACTTAAGTCCGGCATGGGCAATTGTTACCTCTATTGGTCCCCCAGCGGCAGTATGGATTTAGCCCGATGGGTGATTCAAGACTCTCACGAAAGTGAACCCGATCCCGTCAATGCCATTGAAAAGGTCCTGATTCATCGCAATCAAAAACCCTCTTCCCTCTCGATGTTGTTTAACAGCTTGCAGGATAAAGGGTTTGAAGTTCGGGTGGATGAGATTCTCAGCGAAGAATTTCCCGAGTTAAAAAAAGTAGAAGAATCAGAATGGGCCTCGGCCTATTTAACCAAAACTGTCGCCTTTAAAGTAGTGGAGAATTTAGAAACGGCGATCGCCTGGATCAATCAATACAGTAGCGGTCATGCCGATTCTATCGTCACTGAATCCTATCTCGAAAGTTCTCAATTCGGGGGAGGAGTCAACAGCGCCTCAACCTATATCAACGCTTCCCCTCGCTTTTACCGCTATCCCAAACAGGGAGATGCCATTTTTCTGGGAATGTCCAACCAAAAAGGCCATCGCCGAGGCTTAATTGGCCTAGAAAGCTTGACTACCGTCAAACATATCATTCAAGGCAAAGGACAGGTTTAA
- a CDS encoding acyl-CoA desaturase yields the protein MPPDWPVIIFMIAIHAFALFAFLPSTFSWAAVGLAVFFHWVTGGLGVTLGFHRLVTHRSFTAPKWLEYFLIFCGTLSCQGSPIDWVGLHRAHHLHSDNTADPHDSNQGFWWSHMGWLFYHSPAEAEIPRLTKDIADDPFYQFCDKFLLPIQIALGISFYFLGEAISPGLGWSFVVWGIFVRLVVVFHCTWFVNSATHKFGYRTYESEDRSTNCWWVALVTYGEGWHNNHHAYQYSARHGMQWWEIDFTWMTIQFLQALGLAKNVKLVAK from the coding sequence ATGCCACCTGATTGGCCGGTTATCATCTTCATGATTGCCATTCATGCTTTTGCCCTGTTCGCATTCCTGCCGAGCACCTTTAGTTGGGCGGCAGTGGGGTTAGCGGTCTTCTTCCACTGGGTAACCGGGGGTCTGGGAGTCACCCTGGGATTTCATCGATTAGTGACTCATCGCAGCTTTACCGCACCCAAGTGGTTAGAGTATTTTCTAATCTTTTGCGGCACCCTAAGCTGTCAAGGGAGTCCGATCGATTGGGTTGGACTGCATCGAGCACATCATCTCCACTCGGATAATACTGCCGATCCCCATGACTCCAATCAGGGCTTCTGGTGGAGCCACATGGGTTGGCTATTCTATCATTCTCCTGCTGAGGCTGAAATCCCTCGCTTAACAAAAGATATTGCAGACGATCCGTTTTATCAGTTTTGCGACAAGTTTTTACTTCCGATTCAAATTGCTTTAGGGATTAGTTTCTACTTTTTAGGAGAAGCCATTTCCCCAGGACTCGGCTGGTCCTTTGTGGTTTGGGGAATTTTTGTTCGCCTGGTGGTGGTGTTTCACTGCACCTGGTTTGTGAACAGCGCTACTCATAAGTTTGGCTATCGCACCTACGAAAGTGAAGATCGTTCTACAAACTGCTGGTGGGTTGCATTAGTCACCTATGGCGAAGGTTGGCACAATAATCACCATGCCTATCAATATTCTGCCCGACATGGAATGCAGTGGTGGGAAATTGATTTTACTTGGATGACGATTCAATTTTTACAAGCCCTGGGCCTTGCGAAAAATGTCAAGTTAGTAGCAAAATAA